One genomic region from Eremothecium gossypii ATCC 10895 chromosome I, complete sequence encodes:
- the PET130 gene encoding Pet130p (Syntenic homolog of Saccharomyces cerevisiae YJL023C (PET130)), whose protein sequence is MSCKLLLERVARWAGPEAAGPVGQLTPPVTSGGASFLRVGAAATQTDPEPSTTCLKGVLAPVQQYYMTRCRTWAPQVYQCDYFALRFFPAEHFLGMARKSKPGLLLTYTGDHLLNANVGDQSAGVQQRVELARSAEMEKRLRQISNLIQARGSLRPRDWSYLRVGARKTIRAQFLQAWCKYHGPEAVLARLEGAMDSPFLDKHGRTAHKVAKDGLYHYTIRVFPDGTTAADFAAHLERSVLYTANLSWDSYSRHAGRKWISENNAQADIAALNKALHKSDIPYRYIKSST, encoded by the coding sequence ATGTCATGCAAGTTACTGCTCGAGCGAGTAGCCAGATGGGCTGGTCCGGAGGCTGCAGGGCCCGTGGGGCAGCTGACACCGCCTGTAACGAGCGGCGGGGCAAGCTTCTTGCGCGTgggcgctgctgcgacgCAGACAGACCCAGAACCGTCAACCACATGTCTCAAGGGCGTCCTGGCTCCCGTCCAACAATACTACATGACCCGGTGTCGCACATGGGCGCCGCAGGTGTATCAGTGCGACTACTTTGCTCTGCGGTTTTTCCCAGCCGAGCACTTTCTGGGCATGGCACGCAAGAGCAAGCCTGGGCTGCTCTTGACCTACACGGGGGACCACCTTCTTAATGCCAACGTCGGTGACCAATCTGCAGGAGTCCAGCAACGTGTGGAGCTTGCCCGCAGCGCAGAGATGGAAAAGCGACTCCGCCAGATATCGAACCTCATACAGGCTCGGGGGTCACTACGGCCGCGCGACTGGTCCTACCTCCGTGTTGGGGCACGTAAGACAATCCGCGCCCAATTTCTGCAGGCTTGGTGCAAATATCACGGCCCAGAGGCTGTGCTAGCCCGCCTAGAAGGGGCCATGGACTCTCCGTTCCTCGACAAACATGGCCGCACAGCGCACAAGGTCGCCAAAGATGGTCTCTACCACTACACAATCCGTGTGTTTCCAGACGGGACTACAGCCGCAGACTTCGCCGCGCATCTGGAGCGAAGCGTGCTCTACACGGCAAACCTGAGCTGGGACTCATACTCGCGACATGCAGGGCGAAAATGGATCTCCGAAAACAACGCCCAGGCCGACATCGCTGCCCTCAATAAGGCCCTTCACAAAAGCGATATCCCTTACCGATATATAAAGTCATCTACGTAG
- the DDE1 gene encoding Dde1p (Syntenic homolog of Saccharomyces cerevisiae YHR045W), giving the protein MGLWIIFELAVTVVICCWTTNWLIQHVILDAKRDLQKAALAEQASIAPVRKEGETAIYRNMLVPMGFPLTTGLNLSRGYQFRRGNFGDIWSAAVAVGKGENYICFADGMRWTVGTVNHAAKQLRAYFMQEKLAHVGIVPSVSTRGGFICAIAAFMASLDGGVAHFLPAVPRKDRALDVLVIDSWEIAARLNGSENWYKRIIVCDHSAKPPGLPANLISLHELIDDKESDDTFKYECTDDTDDNKEFLRISNVSMETTSYLQGSLVSSVANFIKTFPMAQSLSERDKLTVVLDQLEESLALQIWSKLFAVLLHGSSISFVKASDLRTISSSTTLLVVSGQAQGIKDLVSTQLQKCNRFMFSWAISLLSEGVFSGCARISTNFANLRCVYIMNEVACARHLNFFPEEIPQRESTDVRRLTRIQLNQIRALLGARVVMELYAPYTIMGPIAQTNIYDYRIFPALVDATFTCYGTLSTSLEGKLVDSAANPDLSSAKRQGLLVVRGFTIGKPLEQERLDRAMKLVQNFHGGEGWTPLVGVFGIWGSDGCFYEFK; this is encoded by the coding sequence ATGGGCCTCTGGATCATCTTTGAGCTGGCGGTAACCGTCGTTATCTGCTGCTGGACTACCAATTGGTTGATCCAACATGTCATACTTGATGCTAAGCGCGACCTGCAGAAGGCGGCTTTAGCAGAACAGGCTAGTATAGCACCTGTACGCAAGGAGGGTGAGACAGCAATATATCGGAACATGCTTGTGCCGATGGGGTTTCCGCTGACCACTGGCCTGAACCTAAGCAGAGGGTATCAATTTCGAAGGGGTAACTTCGGCGATATCTGGAGTGCAGCAGTAGCGGTCGGGAAGGGGGAGAACTACATATGCTTCGCTGACGGCATGCGGTGGACGGTGGGCACTGTCAATCATGCTGCAAAACAGTTGCGCGCATATTTCATGCAGGAGAAGCTAGCACATGTTGGGATTGTTCCCTCTGTCAGCACACGTGGAGGCTTCATCTGCGCTATTGCTGCATTCATGGCGTCTCTGGATGGTGGCGTTGCGCACTTCCTTCCAGCGGTCCCGCGGAAAGACCGTGCCTTGGATGTTCTTGTAATTGACTCATGGGAGATAGCCGCGCGCTTAAACGGCAGTGAAAACTGGTATAAGCGCATCATAGTTTGCGATCACTCAGCGAAGCCTCCCGGGCTTCCTGCCAATTTGATATCTCTCCATGAGCTTATCGACGACAAAGAAAGTGATGATACCTTCAAATACGAATGTACCGATGACACAGATGACAATAAGGAATTTCTACGGATCAGTAATGTTTCTATGGAGACAACAAGCTACCTGCAGGGCTCTCTAGTGAGCTCGGTAGCGAATTTTATCAAGACTTTCCCGATGGCTCAAAGTCTCAGCGAACGTGACAAGTTAACAGTCGTCTTAGATCAATTAGAAGAGTCTCTAGCTCTACAAATATGGAGCAAACTATTTGCTGTGTTACTGCATGGGAGCTCTATATCTTTTGTGAAGGCATCAGATCTCAGAACAATTAGCTCTTCCACAACTTTGCTGGTCGTCTCTGGACAAGCGCAAGGTATCAAAGACTTGGTCAGCACGCAGCTGCAGAAATGCAATCGCTTTATGTTCTCCTGGGCAATTTCTCTTCTCAGTGAGGGCGTCTTCAGCGGCTGTGCCCGGATCAGTACTAATTTTGCGAACCTCAGGTGCGTATACATCATGAACGAGGTAGCATGTGCTCGTCATCTCAACTTCTTTCCTGAAGAAATTCCACAGCGGGAAAGCACTGATGTTCGGCGACTAACTAGGATACAATTGAATCAGATCCGAGCGTTACTTGGTGCGCGGGTGGTTATGGAGCTATATGCTCCTTATACAATCATGGGACCGATTGCGCAAACAAACATTTATGACTATCGCATATTTCCGGCACTTGTAGATGCGACATTTACTTGTTACGGCACCCTTTCCACCTCTTTAGAGGGTAAATTAGTTGACTCAGCTGCAAACCCCGATTTGAGCTCAGCCAAGAGACAGGGCTTGCTAGTAGTCCGGGGATTCACCATAGGAAAGCCATTGGAACAGGAAAGACTAGATCGCGCAATGAAGCTGGTCCAAAATTTTCATGGAGGCGAAGGCTGGACTCCTCTGGTTGGTGTATTTGGAATATGGGGATCAGACGGTTGCTTTTATGAGTTTAAGTAG
- a CDS encoding M1 family metallopeptidase (Syntenic homolog of Saccharomyces cerevisiae YKL157W (APE2) and YHR047C (AAP1); 1-intron), whose product MQKRVYTTERAYSTADLMLAAAIGRRITTAWPGVFRRGPGRCALHAASRALWCKPTTHTRDNMCQNSNNGAGKKPREVLPANVKPVHYQLQMEPDFTGFTFQGQVNIELEVNDPAVNSVELNTCDLEIQESRIGETAATFVEHNEDLQRTRFTFPETVFQQDKRVTLSLKFTGILNDNMAGFYRAKYEDKLTGETKYMATTQMEPTDARRAFPCFDEPNLKATYDITLVSEPNYTHLSNMDVKKEELRDGKKYTEFNTTPPMSTYLVAFVISELRYVENKDFRIPIRVYATPGNEHLGQFAADLTAKTLAFFENAFGIQYPLPKIDNVAVHEFSAGAMENWGLVTYRVVDLLLDRENTTLGCLQRVAEVVQHELAHQWFGNLVTMDWWEGLWLNEGFATWMSWYSCNEFEPEWRVWEQYVPDNLQSALSLDSLRSSHPIEVPVKRADEINQIFDAISYSKGSSLLRMISKWLGEDVFVKGVSNYLNKFKYGNAKTTDLWDALSETSGKDVRSVMDIWTKKVGFPVITVEENDGKLTFTQHRYLSTGDVKPEEDQTIYPVFLSLRTKKGVDNTLVLDKRSISVDLEDIDFYKVNADQAGIYITSYPDERWDKFASQASLLSVEDRTGLVGDVRSLASSGYTSTANLLKLVSKWSNEDSFVVWDEMASCLFSLRSNWMFENEEVTKAIDHYLRQLFAPKAHALGWNFTDEDTFASQRLKIRLFSAACSVGDEKVSNAALEMFDKYIAGDKKAIHPLIKPSVFIAAANKGTEFYYEKILEIYKNASSDDEKLAALRTLGKFNDPKLIQRTLGFLFDGTVLTQDIYIPMQGLRTHKEGIVALWAWFQENWDEIVKRLPPGLSMLGSVVILATSAFSSHQMADEVRAFFATKSTKGFDQSLAQSLDSITAKAQWLDRDREVVAEYLKGNYYKNHK is encoded by the exons ATGCAAAAGCGTGTGTATACTACCGAGCGTGCGTACAGCACTGCAGATCTGATGCTTGCGGCTGCCATAGGACGACGCATAACGACAGCATGGCCCGGTGTTTTTCGCCGAGGACCAGGCAGGTGCGCTCTACATGCTGCGTCAAGGGCGCTGTGGTGCAAACCAACGACGCACACTAG GGACAACATGTGTCAGAACAGCAATAACGGGGCTGGCAAGAAGCCGCGCGAAGTCTTGCCGGCAAATGTGAAGCCGGTGCATTATCAACTGCAAATGGAACCCGATTTCACGGGATTCACGTTTCAGGGACAGGTAAACATTGAGCTCGAGGTAAACGACCCTGCTGTGAATTCTGTGGAGCTCAACACATGCGACCTCGAGATTCAGGAATCGCGCATTGGCGAGACGGCTGCCACGTTTGTTGAGCACAATGAAGACCTGCAGCGCACGCGCTTTACGTTTCCGGAAACTGTCTTCCAACAGGACAAGCGCGTGACGTTAAGCTTGAAGTTCACCGGCATTCTAAACGACAACATGGCGGGCTTTTACCGGGCCAAGTACGAGGACAAATTGACGGGCGAGACGAAGTATATGGCTACGACACAGATGGAGCCGACTGACGCGCGCCGTGCCTTCCCCTGCTTTGACGAACCCAACCTAAAGGCTACATATGATATCACGCTTGTTTCCGAGCCAAACTACACTCACCTGTCCAACATGGATGTGAAGAAGGAGGAATTACGCGATGGGAAGAAGTACACTGAGTTTAACACTACGCCACCTATGTCGACATACCTAGTTGCCTTTGTCATCTCTGAGTTGCGCTACGTGGAGAACAAGGACTTCCGTATCCCAATTCGTGTGTATGCAACGCCAGGTAATGAACACTTGGGCCAGTTTGCTGCGGACCTCACTGCCAAGACGCTAGCGTTCTTTGAGAATGCATTTGGTATTCAGTACCCCTTGCCTAAGATAGACAATGTCGCCGTGCACGAATTTAGCGCGGGTGCCATGGAAAACTGGGGTCTTGTTACCTACCGTGTCGTGGACCTTTTGCTTGACAGGGAGAACACCACCTTGGGCTGCTTGCAACGTGTGGCTGAAGTTGTTCAGCACGAATTAGCCCACCAATGGTTCGGAAACCTTGTGACCATGGATTGGTGGGAAGGTCTCTGGTTGAATGAGGGGTTTGCCACTTGGATGTCATGGTACTCTTGCAATGAATTCGAACCCGAGTGGAGGGTGTGGGAGCAATATGTTCCAGACAATCTACAAAGTGCACTATCTCTGGATTCGCTAAGGTCTTCTCACCCAATTGAGGTCCCTGTGAAACGTGCTGACGAGATCAATCAGATTTTTGATGCCATTTCTTACTCGAAGGGCTCTTCTCTTTTGAGAATGATTTCTAAGTGGCTCGGTGAGGATGTCTTTGTTAAGGGTGTCTCCAACTACTTGAACAAGTTCAAGTACGGGAACGCGAAGACCACCGACTTGTGGGATGCGTTATCCGAGACATCCGGCAAAGACGTTCGCAGCGTAATGGATATCTGGACAAAGAAGGTTGGATTCCCAGTTATCACTGTCGAGGAAAATGATGGCAAACTAACTTTTACTCAACATCGTTATTTGTCAACTGGAGATGTAAAGCCGGAAGAAGATCAGACAATCTATCCTGTTTTTCTATCATTGAGGACTAAAAAAGGCGTGGATAATACCCTGGTTTTGGATAAGAGATCCATTAGTGTTGACTTGGAAGACATTGACTTTTACAAGGTCAACGCTGACCAGGCAGGTATTTACATCACTTCCTACCCCGATGAAAGGTGGGACAAATTTGCCTCCCAGGCTTCCTTATTATCTGTTGAGGACCGGACCGGTTTAGTGGGCGACGTTAGATCTCTAGCGTCTTCTGGTTACACTTCTACCGCAAACCTTTTGAAGCTTGTTTCAAAGTGGTCAAATGAAGACTCCTTTGTTGTGTGGGATGAAATGGCCAGTTGCTTGTTTTCTTTACGCTCCAACTGGATGTTCGAAAATGAGGAGGTAACTAAGGCAATTGACCACTACCTCAGGCAGCTATTTGCGCCAAAAGCTCATGCCTTGGGCTGGAACTTCACTGACGAGGATACTTTTGCTTCGCAACGCCTGAAGATTAGACTTTTCTCCGCAGCATGCTCTGTCGGCGACGAGAAGGTTAGCAATGCCGCTTTGGAAATGTTTGATAAATATATTGCCGGTGACAAGAAGGCTATCCACCCTCTAATTAAGCCATCGGTCTTTATTGCTGCTGCTAACAAGGGCACGGAGTTCTACTATGAGAAGATACTCGAAATTTACAAGAACGCATCATCGGATGATGAGAAGCTAGCTGCGCTGAGAACGTTGGGTAAGTTCAACGATCCTAAACTGATTCAGAGAACCTTGGGCTTCTTGTTTGACGGTACTGTTCTAACCCAGGATATATATATCCCAATGCAGGGTCTTCGTACCCACAAGGAGGGTATCGTTGCTCTCTGGGCTTGGTTCCAAGAAAACTGGGATGAAATTGTCAAGAGATTACCACCCGGTCTATCCATGCTTGGATCCGTTGTCATTCTTGCTACTTCCGCCTTCAGTTCTCACCAAATGGCAGATGAGGTAAGAGCCTTCTTTGCAACTAAATCCACCAAGGGCTTTGACCAGAGCTTGGCACAGTCGCTCGACAGTATTACCGCGAAAGCGCAATGGCTGGACAGAGACCGCGAGGTGGTGGCAGAGTACTTGAAGGGAAACTATTATAAGAACCACAAGTAA
- a CDS encoding Hsp20/alpha crystallin family protein (Non-syntenic homolog of Saccharomyces cerevisiae YBR072W (HSP26)), producing MQSSGRSTAMSSPFFDFVDSINHEVNSINNRLMNAGRSGQRSLRPVSRISNWLLPQDEDLMPPVDMLEREREYEVGISVPGVASHDDIQLEYRRNNNEIIVSGEIPALEEDAVEDGWRVRERAHGRFKRAIGLPEKPGIDAEHIEAQYKDGVLKLKVPKLEDRDQPDEVRRIAIGSKQ from the coding sequence ATGCAGTCTAGTGGAAGGAGTACCGCGATGAGCTCTCCATTCTTTGACTTCGTCGATAGCATCAACCACGAGGTCAACTCCATCAACAATCGTCTCATGAACGCAGGTCGCTCCGGACAACGGTCGTTGAGACCAGTGAGCCGCATCAGCAATTGGCTGCTTCCTCAAGATGAGGACTTGATGCCACCAGTGGACATGTTGGAGCGCGAACGCGAATACGAGGTTGGGATAAGCGTTCCTGGCGTCGCCAGTCACGACGACATCCAGCTAGAGTACCGGCGCAACAACAACGAAATAATTGTGTCAGGCGAGATACCAGCTCTCGAGGAGGATGCGGTTGAGGATGGATGGCGCGTGCGTGAACGTGCTCACGGGCGTTTCAAGCGGGCAATTGGGCTCCCCGAGAAGCCGGGCATCGATGCAGAGCACATAGAAGCCCAGTACAAGGACGGCGTGCTAAAACTGAAGGTGCCCAAGTTGGAAGACCGCGATCAACCCGATGAGGTGCGCCGCATCGCCATTGGCTCGAAACAATAG
- the RNH202 gene encoding Rnh202p (Syntenic homolog of Saccharomyces cerevisiae YDR279W (RNH202)), whose amino-acid sequence MPPILKGDVPETYVVILPKCVENSTLTVFQLPHPSNNRSKSPVRLFIHDGLVYQLQTQKFSRGCPYNRADDEVNERYHYTADGQAYKSAIYLNEEDPSQSLVLESGEFDYHTKYDLAFSLCRYYYRNNVVNTEAECLEPSRQAVRPSSNFLAVRDFHDELVSVDNPNWSHVPLDVLEAALLRVSDVVEEAGDRYFRISPQRITQWLSTKVERMLPVFPSSLPLPSGIPDEYLRDVKTAWSTNLLLSLIPQLAYWELRNYEGENLNIKQAFARQDKYKTDVLEKQKENDILIKGAMSVGLQQDVKREGPPRQTTNLKSTVKKKVATGKGAIDSFFKKR is encoded by the coding sequence ATGCCTCCAATACTCAAGGGAGATGTACCCGAAACTTACGTTGTGATTTTGCCAAAATGTGTGGAAAATAGCACTCTGACGGTGTTCCAGTTGCCGCATCCATCCAATAATCGGTCCAAAAGCCCGGTGCGGTTGTTTATCCACGATGGCCTTGTGTACCAATTGCAGACGCAGAAGTTCAGTCGCGGCTGCCCATATAACCGTGCGGATGATGAGGTGAATGAACGGTATCACTATACCGCAGACGGGCAGGCGTACAAATCTGCCATCTACCTGAACGAGGAGGACCCGTCACAGAGCCTTGTGCTTGAGTCGGGAGAGTTCGACTACCACACAAAGTATGACCTAGCGTTTAGCCTGTGCCGGTACTACTACCGCAACAACGTGGTGAACACGGAGGCCGAGTGCTTGGAGCCCAGTCGGCAAGCGGTAAGGCCAAGCAGCAACTTTCTGGCTGTACGCGACTTTCACGACGAGCTGGTCAGTGTAGACAATCCCAACTGGAGCCATGTGCCGCTGGACGTCTTGGAggctgcgctgctgcgcgtATCCGATGTTGTGGAGGAGGCGGGCGATCGCTACTTCCGCATATCTCCACAGCGCATCACGCAGTGGCTGTCAACCAAGGTCGAACGCATGCTTCCCGTGTTTCCGTCGTCGCTGCCACTACCCAGCGGCATACCGGACGAGTATTTGCGAGACGTAAAGACAGCGTGGTCGACCAACTTGTTGCTGTCTCTGATTCCGCAACTCGCATACTGGGAGTTGCGGAACTATGAGGGCGAAAACCTCAACATCAAGCAGGCGTTCGCCCGCCAGGACAAGTACAAGACCGATGTGCTGGAAAAGCAGAAAGAGAATGATATACTGATCAAAGGCGCCATGTCTGTTGGCTTGCAGCAGGACGTGAAAAGAGAAGGCCCACCTCGCCAGACAACTAATCTGAAGTCGACGGTGAAAAAGAAGGTGGCAACAGGGAAGGGAGCTATCGACAGCTTCTTCAAGAAGCGCTAG